A window of Chaetodon auriga isolate fChaAug3 chromosome 2, fChaAug3.hap1, whole genome shotgun sequence contains these coding sequences:
- the cnbpb gene encoding CCHC-type zinc finger, nucleic acid binding protein b, with amino-acid sequence MSSNDRFSGGRSGHWVKSYPSAGRGRGKGRGRDLFCYRCGEPGHVIRDCPKTEDACYNCGRGGHISRECEEPKKERELREPLCYNCGKAGHMARDCRQAPEQKCYSCGSFGHIQTCCEKVKCYRCGEIGHVAVSCQKAPEVTCYKCGKSGHVAKECMNENTV; translated from the exons ATGAGCAGTAATGACCGTTTCAGTGGTGGCCGCAGCGGTCACTGGGTGAAGAGTTACCCGAGCGCCGGTCGAGGGCGAGGGAAAGGCCGCGGCCGAG ATCTGTTCTGTTATCGCTGTGGAGAGCCAGGACACGTCATCAGAGACTGTCCGAAGACTGAGGATg CCTGTTATAACTGTGGCAGAGGAGGTCACATCTCCAGGGAGTGCGAGGAACCGAAGAAGGAGCGAGAACTGCGAGAGCCGCTGTGCTACAACTGTGGGAAGGCTGGACACATGGCCCGGGACTGCAGACAAGCCCCCGAGCAGAAGTGCTACTCCTGCGGCAGCTTCGGACACATCCAGACATGCTGCGAGAAGGTCAAATGCTACAG GTGTGGAGAGATCGGCCATGTTGCTGTTTCCTGCCAAAAGGCGCCGGAGGTGACCTGCTATAAATGTGGGAAGTCGGGTCACGTGGCCAAGGAGTGCATGAACGAGAACACGGTCTAG
- the LOC143330613 gene encoding pyruvate dehydrogenase [acetyl-transferring]-phosphatase 1, mitochondrial-like: protein MGQEAGQMSSAQINCILKANEYSHTFPRGAASHGVLGFHSNMLPSNHPGEDRRSSATCLAGSGGVQFGVFDGHAGPACAHAVSQRLFYYIAVAMLPRRTLAELERAVEEERAVPPLLEWHKHPQDHSCPDGGASSFNSLRNYWQERLEDEDDEEEEGDSSRVTSALVNAFRRLDYDLSVEAQVHLSAFSLSSPLRVALSGCTACVTHISNGVLHVANLGDSRALLGVQEPDGCWSVVSLSNDHNAQNPDELQRILGEHPPLEHRTVVRHDRLLGQLLPFRAFGDVRFKWSAEMLSRVYEARPDILSAVSEVVRTLPPHYLTPPYLSAQPEVTQHRIRPADKFLVLATDGLWELMHRQTVVQLVGEQLTGLQQQRPITPGVGVTLGSLQRLLLERRGRVLSVLEDHNAATHLLRHALGDDGYGAVAPNRLAKMLSLPAELARRYRDDITITVIHLNEPDL from the exons ATGGGGCAGGAGGCGGGACAGATGAGCTCGGCACAGATCAACTGTATCTTAAAG GCCAATGAATACAGTCACACCTTCCCCAGAGGAGCCGCTTCCCATGGTGTCCTGGGTTTCCATAGTAACATGTTGCCATCCAACCACCCTGGTGAGGACCGTCGGAGCAGCGCCACGTGCCTGGCGGGCTCTGGTGGTGTGCAGTTTGGTGTGTTTGATGGCCATGCAGGGCCGGCGTGCGCTCACGCCGTCAGCCAGAGGCTCTTCTACTACATCGCCGTAGCAATGCTGCCGCGGAGAACACTGGCAGAGCTTGAACgggcagtggaggaggaacGGGCCGTACCGCCGCTGCTGGAGTGGCATAAACACCCCCAAGACCACAGCTGCCCTGACGGAGGAGCGTCCTCCTTCAACAGTCTCCGAAACTACTGgcaggagaggctggaggacgaagatgacgaggaggaggagggg gacagcagcagggtgacaTCAGCGCTGGTCAACGCTTTCCGTCGCCTTGACTACGACCTTTCTGTGGAGGCCCAAGTCCACCTGTCT GCATTCTCTCTGTCATCACCCCTCCGGGTGGCACTGTCCGGCTGCACAGCCTGTGTCACACACATCTCCAACGGGGTCCTTCATGTGGCAAACCTGGGTGACAGTCGGGCCCTCCTGGGTGTCCAGGAGCCGGATGGGTGCTGGTCAGTGGTCAGTCTCTCCAACGACCATAACGCACAAAACCCAGATGAGTTGCAAAGGATTCTGGGGGAACACCCGCCTTTGGAGCATAGAACAGTGGTCCGCCATGACCGTCTGCTGGGTCAGCTGCTGCCCTTCAGGGCATTTGGCGATGTACGCTTCAAATGGAGTGCAGAGATGCTGAGTCGAGTCTACGAAGCAagaccagacatcctgtctgcAGTCAGTGAGGTGGTCCGGACACTGCCACCACACTACCTGACCCCACCCTACCTGAGTGCTCAGCCAGAGGTCACCCAACACCGCATCAGACCTGCTGACAAGTTCCTTGTCCTGGCCACTGACGGACTCTGGGAGCTGATGCACCGACAGACGGTCGTACAGCTAGTGGGGGAACAACTGACAG gccttcagcagcagagacccATAACTCCTGGCGTGGGCGTGACATTGGGCAGCCTGCAGCGTCTCCTGCTGGAGAGAAGGGGGCGGGTTCTGTCAGTGCTGGAGGACCACAACGCTGCAACCCACCTGCTTCGCCACGCCCTCGGGGATGATGGGTACGGAGCGGTGGCACCAAACCGTCTGGCCAAGATGCTGAGCCTGCCGGCAGAGCTGGCCAGGCGGTACCGCGATGACATCACCATCACCGTCATCCACCTGAACGAGCCCGACCTGTAG